TTGCGCCCTCTCCTTCCTTTCTctgaaaatgttccttttgggGCCCTTGGCATGCAACAACTTGCATTGATAAAACAACCGCTCTGCAGAAGGCTGCTTTCGTTTTGGATGCATTATATTTGTTTGTTGCTGTTTCTGACACATGCATTTGATATCACAAAAGGCCATGTTTGAAGACTTCTCTCTCTTTAGAGACGCGATTTAAAAAGTCTACTAGACTCGAAAAAGAAACCATATTCTTTTCACCACTTATTCCGGTTGGATCTTCATTATTTGGTTGCATGGGCAAACGAAGAGTCCTCGAATACAGATCTTTGGCAGCCGCCATGGCGGGAAagctctctttcttccttttcttagAACCGATGAATTGattaacaaacaaaaagaactcTTGTATCTTTTTGATGAGAAACGAATGCAAAAAGTTCACTTCAGAATCTTCAACCCCGTCTTCTACATCTTCGTTCTCATTTTGAGTGGCACTTTCTATGGCTAAAACGGTGGGCAAACACCCAACTAGAAGATCCAGCCCTTTTTCGACGAACGTGTGAATGTCCCGAGGCTTCTTGAGACGCTCAAAAGCTACAAAATATAAACATAGTCGTTCAGACTGAATACGAAAATGCGAAAGGTGTTTGCCCAAAGAAATGGCTAGTTGAGAAGCGCAATCATAATGACCGTCAGCCAATTCCATGAGctgaaaaaatcttggattGTGTCTCAGGTCTTTAGAAAGGGCAGCGCTCGAGGTTGAGTAAAGCTGGGCCAATCCGACATGAATTTTTAAGGCTCTATACTGGTAAAGAGGCTGTCTGGGTCCATCAGTGGTTAGATCGCACGATTTCAGGGCTTTCTTGTAGCACTCCAATACTCTTTTTTCCGCCTCATCTCGACTCATCGTGTCTCTAGGGGAGCCAGTTTGTAGCTGACTGCCAATGTGGTAAAGGGTCCCCGAGTATTCCCACGTGATACTGTCCCAAAAGTCAGGATTTTTACGTCGGTGCCCAACAAGGCCAATGGATTGCTCGTAATGCTTCAAAGCCTGATCATAAAGAGGCAGTATGTTCGTATCACCACTGTTTCCACCATTGCGTTCCAATAAGTAAGCCTTGACCTTAAAAGCTCGACCAATGTTGCAATGGAGGAGGGCACAGTTCAGTGaatcttggattttttcaaagttttgaagacCTTTCGTCAAACAAGCGAGGCTTCTTTCGATGATAAAGACAACGGGATCGCCAGCAGCATCATTATTATCGCTATCTTCTTGTTTCGCTCCGGCTAAGTTATTAGCTTGATGCATGTAAAACACACCCATTTCATTCTGAGCATTGGCCAAACGACTGATCATACTCTCCAAATCTTCTTCAACTTCTTTGGAGGCATGGGTATTTTTTTGATCGGTAATGCTAATCCCGTGCTCTAAACAACTAATGGCTTTCTGAATGGCATCTTCCATATCTTGGGGCAATTTGATCTTCCAGTCTCGAAGGGGTTCTTCCACgtggttttcaatttcattcgcGATACTTGTGTCGAAGTCTTCACTTTGATTATATTCCTCTTGGTAGTTGACGATCCGATTCCAATTCCTAACCATGGCCATATAGCAATCGGCCGCTAATCCGAATGCAAAAGACAACAGGAAACTTTTCTCCGAATCAGTCGATGCGCCAACTTGGCGGTTTGTCAAGGTCACCACTTTATAGCAATTCAAAGCTCGTTTAAAGCATCTCAGGGAGCTGCCATAGTTTTCGGTGCGAAAATGTAGCTCAGAGATGGTGATGTACACCAAGAAGGCTTTTTTAAGCAACACAGATTTCAGGTGGATGTGCCACAACATTGAGGGATCTACTTTCGGAGACGAATGCGTCATGGTATGAATGGAACTCTCGCTTTGGGCTCTCTGTCGCCGAGTCTTGGGATCATCAAAAGACATTGGAATCGCTTCATTCGGTCGGCACATCCTCGGGTTATCTCTctccttcatttcttgttcCCTTTGCTTCATTccgttcatttcattttgtcgTTGGACTAActcatcgagaaatcccattccCTCAACGACATGATTCAATGCCGATCTACACCGTTCCTTTGTCTCGGAGGGCAGCGGAGGAGGCTCGTAGTATTCATCCTCACCAACTGCACAATTCGGCGACGTTAATGATTTGATGTCTATCACGCTCACGTTATTCTTTTTCGCGCTACTTGGTTTGTTCCTCTTAGGTTTGTCTTCGGTCTCGTCAAATTTGGGGCGAAACGGATCAGTATCATCTGGGAGATAGATTTCCGAAAGCATGAAATGGGCCGAAGTGACTAACTCGGGATGCTTTTCTTTATCCAAAAGCTTGAGGCAACTCTCCAGCAATTGGCGAATAGTGCTCCCTTCTTTATGTCCATTACCGCGAGTGACCATATTACGAGCCACTCGATAAAGAAGGGCCGCCACGGCTGATCGGAAtggatttttcaatttaacatCTTCGGTAGTTGTGCTTTGATTTTCGGCTTCTTCACAGATCGATGTGAGGTCGTACAATTTCACGAAATCATCGTTCTTGCCTTTGAACAACCAATAGGTATGACCCTCGCGAGCGGCATTCGATTGAATAAATGAGAGAATGTTTTTGGCCACGTCACGAACCGCTTTGGGTGAGAATGAGCAACCTTCAAGATTTGGCAGATCTTCGGTTTTGACCAACTCATATCGTTGAACGATCCCATCCAAATGGAAGCACATGAGAACCTCTGGGATATGACACATGAGATTGTCCAGCCAATAATCGAGTCCGGTGAGGATATTGATGGGCTTCTTACTGTTGTGTAGTCTCAAACTCACTGATGGGTGATCGGCATCGCCAAATATGGGCAAATCGGAGCCAATTAGCATTCGAATGTCTTCAAAGTTCCACACCAGATTCCGAGCAAAGTCGTGTCCAGACGACCGAGGATCGGGCAATAGTCCGTCAATGGTTGGCTCAGGGAGGAGGCGGAGGGCATTCTGGCAAGGTGTAGTTGGGCCGAGAGGTCCGGCACTACGGTCCTCGGATTCAGTCTGGCTCACATTCAATATACTCGGATCAAATGTGATGGCTTTAAGGTTGCTCTGTCGGGTATCGCCATCTTGCAGACTCCGGTACAGGAACTTTGACACTAGATTTTGCTCTTGTAAGGCTTTGCTCCGAATATTTCGCCGCACTAGTGCTCGACTTTTCTCGCCCACCGAAGTAAGCACCGTGTCGTAGAAGAACTTCTTGAGCCATTTCCATTCGGATTCCGAAGTTCTTAAGAGAAACCCGTGGATGTCAAACTCATCGATGAGAATGGAGTTGCCCACCCGATGGAGAACCAAGCTGACGGGAGCGTTACTGTACggaattttgagcaatttcttAATGTTTTCGGCATCCGCTACCACATCAACTTCCCGTAAAAAATCGACAAAATGATGTGCCATCCGCAAGGACGAAAATCCTGTATAATGCGGTGTGGCCCCAAAGCCCTGGAGATGGTCCACCCCGGAAGGATAGGAATGCAACCAATTTCTGGGCGGAGGGTTCAAGTTGGTGGAGATCTGGAGCCGCGAGAATGGATGAATATCCCCAGGCATGGCCACATTGGGCGAGGCGATTCCTCCATCTGGGTCCGGCCTTCTCCGCCTTGGCCCATCACCATGACCGTCCTCCAAGGGACTCTCCAGGTCCGCGTGTCCACTCGGGGGTCCTCGATTTCGGCCATCTCTTAACAAGAGCAATGACGGAGGGGGGTCCGTAAAGGGGGGGCTCTTCTCGATGCTCGAACACGACGTGCTTTGGGGGTGGCCCACTAAAAGAGGGGGCGGGGAAGCCGCTCTCCCCTCTCCGCCTTCAGCCATCGCATATAGTTTGGACAacccttttttttgttgtctCGACTTCCAACGCACGAACTGATTCACAAAAAGTCAGACAAGATAGAACTTTTACGAACGAGCCGGGCAACTCCAATTTCCTTGATCTTGCTTGATGTGCCGTCGTCCCATCAGATTGATTCCATGATACTGTTGTGGAATTCTTGACGTCGTCGTCCGTGATCTCTTGGATAAACTTGGATATAAAGAGTGGTGTGGGGAGATGGACGCCGGTTGTGTAGTCTATTTTCCAGAAGCTGAGATGAGTGTCTTCAAATGAGTAGAGCGTGAAAGTGACAAAACATTGATGAAGCGCCGTTTTGTAGATTTAGTGCTTTTCGGCAACGCTGCACCTTTTAGAGCTTCATTTcccatcaaagtgaaaagttggaaatggaactcTTGAATCAGTCTTTTAATGcttcatttgaatttcaattgaacttTATTTTTcgagaaagaaaaattcaaaaagcgCATTAATTTTAGGAAAAAGAGCAGTGTTTTCTGCTAGAAACCTCGGATCAAAGATCGCAAAATTCATGCAAAAGCCCAAGATATGGAGACCCTGGTTGGCACCTAGTAAGTCCAGTCAATTCTAGCAGATTCTAGAGCTCCGTTCTCCTTGCTTCTTCTCACTCCGTATATGTGGTTTTTAAGGCAGAAGGAAAAAATAGAGAACTTGGAACAGGGTGACTGTGAAGCTAATAGACAGGATCTCAGTTTTCTGTGAAATTAATCGTTTGCAATCAGTTCTGAATAATGTGAGAACTGAAGAATACAGCGTTACGAAAACTACTTTCATACTCGGGCATAACATTACCAGGAAGCGACAGTTTGGAATAGAAAGTGGGGAGTGACAAATATAATGGGATCCTAATGCGTTTCAGCCTTAGATGTATGAGGTTGAAAATCCTGGATAAATACGATGGAATCAACGGATTGATTCCGCATTGACGGAAAAGCCATCCCTTGAATAGGAAAAACTGTTatgaaaaatatcttcaatttccatttagaCAACAAAGCTCTCTGATAgtgatgtttcaaaaaaagccAACATTTTCCCCCAACTATGATATGCTCTTCAGTAAAGCGGATAGGTGAAGGTATGCGATTTGGACCAAAATGGAGCAAAATGGagcaaaatgaaccacaattcGGATCAAATGGCGTTTCAATCTGAACCATGTCAAGTCACCCTGGGTCAATCCGGCTGATTGGGATCTTTGTCATGACATATTTCAGACGATGTGTACTGAATTGAACGGATCCTAACCGGCCCAGTTCTATCCCAAATGTGTCAAATTGAGGTGTGGAATTTCCGTCCCAGGTCTTGGCGGGAGTGCATCAAGCGATCTTGGGCCCCGCTGGTTCAATATCGGATCTCCAGCCTCCTGCCTGCGATCAATCCGGATCTTGAGCACTCTCATTCGGACGACGTGAACTCGCCTGAAAAGGATCAGGCTGTGGTCAAAGATGGCGCCAATCTCATGCACATTTGGGCCTCCACCATGAAAACGCTAGAATGGGTGGAGACTTTGTATTTGGAGACAAAAGTCTCGGAGACTTACCAAACCTTATTGAAGGTTTTGCAAGATCATTTGAACATTCCTGCCAGTGTGAGTTTTCTTGATTATTACTCATTCCATTCCAATAGTGCCACACTTCTCACGCTTGTCTTTCCTTCGGTTACATTTCAGAAAGACGCTGACCTCATGAAGTTACTTCACCAATCAGTCGCTATTCTCAACGAGTTCTTCGAAAACAATGAATCGACCAAGTTTTTGAAGAATGGTCTGAACCAGTGGAATTGGTTGGATATGAGCGAGGAGTTCAGAAATCGTCCTCTGAGATGGCGAGTGGAGTTTTTAAGACATATTAAGCCCAACCTGAGGAGCGACAACGATTTGATGAGTAGCGTTCCATCCGATCCATCTTCGGAGGTGGTCGAGAGTGGGAGCCAAGTCCAGGAAGAAgttgaaattgttgaaacCTTCCCCGCAAATGCTCGTAGAGACGGTGAGGCTTGAACTAACGGTAACCAAGACCAGGAGTGATATGATCCTCTTTCAGGTTCTGAAAATCTGAAGGAGCAGACGAAAGGAGGCTTTCAACTTATGCTGACGTACATGGCACGAAAACTGATATCCTCGAAATTGTgccaggaggaggaggaggctcaAAGGAAAGCACTTCATCACATCAAAAGCTTGGAGGCTGCCGGATTTAACTACAGGAAACTGCTGAGATTCTATTACAAAGAGAAGCAACGCCTAGAAAACGATCACCGAGGTCAAGAGCTAAAGCCTATTCTATTCAAAACGATTGCTTCCAAAAATCGAGGGATCGCATCCATGGAAGTCAGTCGAACTGTCGATCTCATCGATAGCTTCTTTCGGAAGAGACAACGTCACTGTATATCATAAATCTGAGAAACGACAACCATTGCATAGCGAATCTATCCTCATCATTATTTGCCTTAATCCCAAGCGTTCTTTTCCCAAGCATCTCGCTTCCAAATAACGTCCTTGTACTTTTTCCTGTTCTCGGGATGAACGATAATTGTGTTGCTGCCAGGGAAGGCGGTTATGTTGCTCCAATGATCTCCATCGGGATTAAATCGAACCGGGTTCAACTGAATGTTCAAATTCGGCGGCAGTTGACCTTCCTCTTTGCTCTCGTGCAATTTTTCGTACGGTGTCCGGGTGTCGACACGACTGTTATAGAAGAGAAACACGTGGTCCAAAGTAGTCATGGTGTGGATCATTGAGTTTGGCACCTTGTGCTGGAACTCGCGCTCAAGTGCGGAGAGCACTTTGGCCTTCAGAGGCAAATCTAACGCAATGTGCGAGATATCCTGAGATTGCCCTGGTTCGAATCCCGGCACTACGTCCGCACAGACGCTCATGAAGCGTTCTTCCACATCTTCTGGAGGTTGATAAGGCTTGAAAGCTCTTAAGAATCCCCTTTGAGCCAATGAGCCCAATTGTCGCTCGAAGCTCATCAATTTTTCCGTGGATGAATCGTAAGATTTGAACTTCTCGGGCACCAAGTTTCTCGTAATCTTCCGGATCGTCCTTTGACGCTTTCTTAGGGAGGTGCTATGCAAACTAGTGGGCTTCCAAGCTGATGTGGCCTCGTCTCCAGGCGTCTTCCCAGAGGAATAAACACGCTCCCAAATATGAGGTGGGACTTCTTCTTCGTGGACGTAGCGGAACGTTTTGGGCACATAGTTACTCATTCTGGAACAAACCACGGGACGAGAGGATTAAAACACGAGTTGTACATCAATCAAACTACGTAGAGGGAGCATAGATTTTGCCGCATGGcataaattgaatttgatgaaCATAAGATATTCCTTACGGACTACGTTTATAACGCACGCCACCCAACAGATACCGGAAGGTATCAACCTTGGTCTTGGCAAGAGTCACAAATGCCATGGCCAGGGAGATTTCTGCCTTGAGCCAGAAAGTTAGCAAAATTCAAAGCCTAACTGAATGATGGCTAGAAATTTCGACTTCCAAGACCGAGAGGTTTGTTGGTGTTTTATTATGTTTGGAGGAGCGCCCTCTGATGTCAAATAAGTAGCCCTAAGCCGTAAGTAGTAAAGTCGGCTTCACTTCCGATCCTTGCCACTTCAAGAAAAATTGGGCAAGGTTGGGCGAGTTGCTTACATTCCTTGATTGTGTTGCACTAAGgagtttttcttcaagttttatTTTAGCAAACATTTTCTGTCGGGTCTGCTTGGCTTCACCTTATAaagaaaaatgcttgaaatcTTTAATGCTTCTATAGAATGGGGTCAATTCGCATTTTCCTTACCCTTCACAAAAAGACTTTCATTCAGACTAACAGAACGTGTGTGTCTGAGCTTTGTAGCTTACTTCATGGAAATATATAAAGAGCCCTTATTCGCAACGTCAGAGAGTCCAcacaaaacgggaagaggcacggtagattgccaAATAAGCCACTCGTGAGTGACGTGCCATGagagcgatttcttttccgaacATTGTGTGACgcgggtcactaattatataTAAGATATTGATATAATTAGCCAAATACAACAAAAACGGATTATGATTCAGGAAATAGGAATCGGCATACAAAGCGTCCTCTGtagtgcagaacgtaaacaaTATTTCGTGCAGTGTAGGAGGcctattcatttcttgaatttataaattgaattcatcaaaACTTAATAGATGCTCATGGAAACAtgtggattttttcttcttgttcattgCATGTCAGGAAAAGCTTAACCCATTATGTTTTGTTCGTCAGAGAAACATGTGGTAAAAAAGTAAGCCCCtttacatatttcattttctgcaaaactacgttcttttttttcaagattgcATTGATGTTAGGAAGTTTCATTAGGATGAGTTAAAAAATTCTGCATTTCAACCAACTCCCAACTAAGCACACATTGCATCACAATACACGTGAAATTTAACCAGTTAGTCAAAGTCATTTTCGCCATGATGCAATTCTGTTGATTGGATATGAAGGTAAAATGCTATGAAGTGAAATGTTTTCCGTCAACTCAAAACTGTTGCTTAGTCTACTTATGATGGATCAGTCAAATTTTTAGGTGGTATTTTTACTTTCATGAGCTTCGACGTCTTTAGTATTTCCATTAACCATTCAGTTTGCTTATTGATAGTAAACTATTGCTTATTGTAAGTGTTACTTAAAAGCACAATATGTAAACCAGAACATATATTGagagaaaaagggaaaaaacctCCTAAAATAATGGAGGAAATGGGAACAAATGTGTCCCACCACTAAGCGGCATTGGCACAAATGATCTGAAcgaattttccatttgaatgcGCTCATTTACTATATTGGCGCTTAAAATGTTCCATTTAATAGCCAAAAATCTGCAATCTGATGATGAGATCATCCGTGCATAATCAAGTCGAACGAGGTCATCGACGTAGGTACTCTGAACTACATGTAGATTCTTTATTGAAACTCTCCATTCAATAGCATTTTAGGGGGAGGGAACTTttttaccgctactgggaatagAACCCCCaacagttcaaaatgaaagagttaAAACCATTGATTTATTTAGCTTTCAATTGATAAGATATCTAAATCTGATACACCTACGATTTAGAGCTgtcagatctggctagcccttgaatatagggttgatcaggaacctcagtcaaaaacttataTCCTGCCacaggatcaacacctatTATATACCCTGCTAATATTTGATTaagatgggagccctagcgAAGGTTATTTAAGCTAAAAAAAACTCCCTTTCCGGTTCAGTACACAGGAGTTGGAGGGTTAAGGGAAGAAAATTGTACAATGTTGGAGTCCTAGAAAAAAGAAGTTAATAAACGAAACTTGCAGATCCTGGACTGCTCAATATCTCTGACTAACTCCATTACTACTTGACAAAGCTCTGCCAAAGTAGactgtttttttattaattcATGATCTGATAGGGGACAAGAAGACCTAGTAGAAACGAAATGTCACGCGCGTTCCTTATCGATTGATACAAAATAgccttcattttcaaggtaAGGGATACAAGATGTTGCAACTTCAATTGTCCCTTATCAGAGGCCTCCGTCATAAGGTCGTCGCCACATCCATATTCCACCTACTCAACAGTCTGAGAAAGTCTACATCAAGAGTAGTGGCATTCATGTCGTTCCTTCGCGTCCTCTCCCGTCCTCGCTCTCATTTCTTCCCTTTCccctccgtccgtccgtccgtccgtccgacCGTCCGACCGACCACCTCTTTTTCTCCGGAGCAGCTCCCGTTCAGCAGAGTTGGAGGCCTCCTTGCGTTGAGTGGGCGTGCACATGACTAGTGGCTCTGATACGAGGTCGAACGGCGTGCAAAAGAGGCTCCCAGTCACAGGCAAAGACCCAGTAAGGCCGTCCGTCACGTCGGTTGTACAGATACCTTCATAAGCACATCTGGATGCAGCTGCAAACATTTCCAGAGGCTGAGGGAAAAAAACCTCGAAAAGCCATTTCACAGCACATAATCGAAAATATGTTGTTCCAATAAAGAGTGGCCCATTGcgtatcaaaatgttcaagaatgtcTTCAATGTGCAGTTCTGTGATTTTGATGGGTTTTGTGACTTGTGTCAGATCTTAGAAAAAATCTAAGATAGTGGCGGTCAAGTACCAGGGGctagaaaccattgaacgaCTAGCTTTGTTGGATCTTGAAATGATTCCAATCCTTCGACGGTGATCAACAACATGTTCTGTCGAGGCCTGAAATGGGGAATATGGACAATCGTGATTCATGTGTTATTGATTCCCCCGGGTCAGGGCCTTCGAGTGACGGGGTCATTCGATTCGAAcgatttcttcctcttcctggCCAAGTTTGGCTTCCAAAAGACCGAACTTAGTGACAAGAATGGTACTCAAGGTTTCTTGTTTGGAAATGTGACAATAAAAGGCTCCTCAGAGCCGTCAAATGTGCATATGACTCTTGCGGTGTTAGATCGAGGATATTTCCTAGAGTATTATGGTAATCGTAGTCTCTTCAGCAAAGACAAAGCTTGCTCCAAAATGTTCGACAAGATCTC
This Tigriopus californicus strain San Diego chromosome 7, Tcal_SD_v2.1, whole genome shotgun sequence DNA region includes the following protein-coding sequences:
- the LOC131884219 gene encoding erythroid differentiation-related factor 1-like produces the protein MAEGGEGRAASPPPLLVGHPQSTSCSSIEKSPPFTDPPPSLLLLRDGRNRGPPSGHADLESPLEDGHGDGPRRRRPDPDGGIASPNVAMPGDIHPFSRLQISTNLNPPPRNWLHSYPSGVDHLQGFGATPHYTGFSSLRMAHHFVDFLREVDVVADAENIKKLLKIPYSNAPVSLVLHRVGNSILIDEFDIHGFLLRTSESEWKWLKKFFYDTVLTSVGEKSRALVRRNIRSKALQEQNLVSKFLYRSLQDGDTRQSNLKAITFDPSILNVSQTESEDRSAGPLGPTTPCQNALRLLPEPTIDGLLPDPRSSGHDFARNLVWNFEDIRMLIGSDLPIFGDADHPSVSLRLHNSKKPINILTGLDYWLDNLMCHIPEVLMCFHLDGIVQRYELVKTEDLPNLEGCSFSPKAVRDVAKNILSFIQSNAAREGHTYWLFKGKNDDFVKLYDLTSICEEAENQSTTTEDVKLKNPFRSAVAALLYRVARNMVTRGNGHKEGSTIRQLLESCLKLLDKEKHPELVTSAHFMLSEIYLPDDTDPFRPKFDETEDKPKRNKPSSAKKNNVSVIDIKSLTSPNCAVGEDEYYEPPPLPSETKERCRSALNHVVEGMGFLDELVQRQNEMNGMKQREQEMKERDNPRMCRPNEAIPMSFDDPKTRRQRAQSESSIHTMTHSSPKVDPSMLWHIHLKSVLLKKAFLVYITISELHFRTENYGSSLRCFKRALNCYKVVTLTNRQVGASTDSEKSFLLSFAFGLAADCYMAMVRNWNRIVNYQEEYNQSEDFDTSIANEIENHVEEPLRDWKIKLPQDMEDAIQKAISCLEHGISITDQKNTHASKEVEEDLESMISRLANAQNEMGVFYMHQANNLAGAKQEDSDNNDAAGDPVVFIIERSLACLTKGLQNFEKIQDSLNCALLHCNIGRAFKVKAYLLERNGGNSGDTNILPLYDQALKHYEQSIGLVGHRRKNPDFWDSITWEYSGTLYHIGSQLQTGSPRDTMSRDEAEKRVLECYKKALKSCDLTTDGPRQPLYQYRALKIHVGLAQLYSTSSAALSKDLRHNPRFFQLMELADGHYDCASQLAISLGKHLSHFRIQSERLCLYFVAFERLKKPRDIHTFVEKGLDLLVGCLPTVLAIESATQNENEDVEDGVEDSEVNFLHSFLIKKIQEFFLFVNQFIGSKKRKKESFPAMAAAKDLYSRTLRLPMQPNNEDPTGISGEKNMVSFSSLVDFLNRVSKEREVFKHGLL
- the LOC131884227 gene encoding uncharacterized protein LOC131884227 isoform X1 produces the protein MAFVTLAKTKVDTFRYLLGGVRYKRSPMSNYVPKTFRYVHEEEVPPHIWERVYSSGKTPGDEATSAWKPTSLHSTSLRKRQRTIRKITRNLVPEKFKSYDSSTEKLMSFERQLGSLAQRGFLRAFKPYQPPEDVEERFMSVCADVVPGFEPGQSQDISHIALDLPLKAKVLSALEREFQHKVPNSMIHTMTTLDHVFLFYNSRVDTRTPYEKLHESKEEGQLPPNLNIQLNPVRFNPDGDHWSNITAFPGSNTIIVHPENRKKYKDVIWKRDAWEKNAWD
- the LOC131884226 gene encoding uncharacterized protein LOC131884226, translating into MCQIEVWNFRPRSWRECIKRSWAPLVQYRISSLLPAINPDLEHSHSDDVNSPEKDQAVVKDGANLMHIWASTMKTLEWVETLYLETKVSETYQTLLKVLQDHLNIPASKDADLMKLLHQSVAILNEFFENNESTKFLKNGLNQWNWLDMSEEFRNRPLRWRVEFLRHIKPNLRSDNDLMSSVPSDPSSEVVESGSQVQEEVEIVETFPANARRDGSENLKEQTKGGFQLMLTYMARKLISSKLCQEEEEAQRKALHHIKSLEAAGFNYRKLLRFYYKEKQRLENDHRGQELKPILFKTIASKNRGIASMEVSRTVDLIDSFFRKRQRHCIS
- the LOC131884227 gene encoding uncharacterized protein LOC131884227 isoform X2, which gives rise to MKIHSPLQMSNYVPKTFRYVHEEEVPPHIWERVYSSGKTPGDEATSAWKPTSLHSTSLRKRQRTIRKITRNLVPEKFKSYDSSTEKLMSFERQLGSLAQRGFLRAFKPYQPPEDVEERFMSVCADVVPGFEPGQSQDISHIALDLPLKAKVLSALEREFQHKVPNSMIHTMTTLDHVFLFYNSRVDTRTPYEKLHESKEEGQLPPNLNIQLNPVRFNPDGDHWSNITAFPGSNTIIVHPENRKKYKDVIWKRDAWEKNAWD